From Mauremys mutica isolate MM-2020 ecotype Southern chromosome 17, ASM2049712v1, whole genome shotgun sequence, one genomic window encodes:
- the HSPB6 gene encoding heat shock protein beta-6 has product MDVAIHHPWLRRPMGAGFSPFLTNRLFDQRFGEGLLESDLATLCPAAGLGPGSLYGRPPGVTLPDTGLSEMTLDKDRFSVLLDVKHFSPEELSVKVVGDYVEVHAKHEERPDEHGYISREFHRRYGLPRGVDPATITSSLSPDGILSITAPTKPEGKAQERTVPITHQQSPAVTGK; this is encoded by the exons ATGGACGTCGCCATCCACCACCCCTGGCTGCGCCGGCCCATGGGCGCTGGCTTCAGCCCCTTCCTCACCAACCGTCTCTTCGACCAGCGCTTCGGCGAGGGGCTGCTGGAGAGCGACCTGGCGACCCTCTGCCCTGCTGCCGGCCTCGGCCCTGGCTCCCTTTATGGTCGCCCCCCTGGTGTGACTCTGCCCGACACTGGCCTCTCCGAG ATGACGCTGGACAAGGACCGGTTCTCGGTGCTGCTGGACGTGAAGCATTTCTCACCCGAGGAGCTGAGCGTGAAGGTGGTGGGTGACTACGTGGAGGTGCACGCCAAACATGAGGAGCGTCCG GACGAGCACGGCTACATCTCCCGCGAGTTCCACCGGCGCTATGGGCTGCCCCGGGGTGTGGACCCCGCCACCATCACTTCGTCCCTCTCGCCCGACGGCATCCTCTCCATCACTGCGCCCACCAAACCAGAGGGCAAGGCCCAGGAGCGCACCGTCCCCATCACCCACCAGCAGAGCCCTGCTGTCACTGGGAAATAG
- the LIN37 gene encoding protein lin-37 homolog isoform X1: MGGSQMAGPRVALGRFRVAAAGVGWREGSRPQVTMLPTKVEIEKQDQETTNARSRLDAVLQCLLEKSDVDREQMDEDAGKTSSDPLSKDSSPSAAGKRPSARFSHHRRKKRKETDDGLTESGQQRQNTYIIKLFDRSVDLAQFAESTPLYPICRAWMRNSPAVRERERSPSPPLPTLPEDEEGAEGLNGKSQDVYKLPPPCAGLENAGGESVSARIPSPLPPEDGESPPDTTPDARPSMSSLIYKNMERWKKIRQRWKEASHRNQLRYTESMKILKEMYERQ, from the exons ATGGGAGGGTCGCAGATGGCTGGGCCCCGGGTCGCGCTCGGGCGGTTCCGagtagctgctgctggtgtcggctggagggag GGTTCCCGGCCCCAGGTCACCATGCTGCCTACAAAGGTGGAAATCGAGAAGCAGG ATCAGGAGACGACCAACGCCCGGAGCCGTCTTGATGCTGTGCTGCAGTGTCTGCTGGAGAAGAGCGATGTGGACCG GGAACAGATGGACGAGGATGCCGGGAAGACCTCCAGCGACCCGCTCAGCAA GGACTCCTCCCCCTCCGCAGCTGGGAAGAG gCCCTCCGCACGGTTCTCCCATCACCGGCGCAAGAAGAGGAAGGAGACAGATGATGGATTGACTGAGAGTGGCCAGCAGAGACAGa ACACCTACATCATCAAGCTGTTTGACCGGAGTGTGGACCTGGCACAGTTTGCGGAGAGCACCCCGCTGTACCCCATCTGCCGGGCCTGGATGAGGAACAGTCCTGCTGTGCGCGAGAGGGAGCGCtcgcccagccccccactgcccaccCTGCCCGAGGATGAGGAG GGGGCTGAGGGGCTGAACGGGAAGAGCCAGGATGTGTACAAGCTGCCCCCGCCGTGTGCTGGCCTGGAGAATGCAGGCGGGGAGTCTGTGAGCGCCAGGATACCCTCCCCACTGCCGCCCGAGGATGGGGAGTCGCCCCCTGACACG ACCCCTGATGCACGGCCCTCGATGTCTTCACTCATCTATAAGAACATGGAGCGCTGGAAGAAGATCCGCCAGCG GTGGAAGGAGGCATCGCACCGGAACCAGCTGCGCTACACTGAGAGCATGAAGATCCTCAAGGAGATGTACGAGCGGCAGTGA
- the PROSER3 gene encoding proline and serine-rich protein 3 isoform X2 — MESSTALFSVQGSPFAMKSPARSHYHPSPTRLPGPQHQCMTLSPARLLTGVPALAPHRRCPPDPTASSPPDLSFLQGPSCQGTALDSDSTNPFPESWPSTERSSPSTPQETPALRLGGPGAASAQDGESIIAKYIERFRHGQPRSRSQRQVPPISTAREFWWLEPAPPSDSSTPKRGTKPDCAKLEEARPGWALVSPPLRPMGAPSDTSPLESPDPDSHSLQERATRLLLRSESSLSSTIPVSSEGLRSTPPSSTMDSDQALPSPSHLSLPEPSPEPLPPACWPPARIPQCSSSTRPEDDILFQWRLRRKMEQASQAGRSLPLLDWRTQLAWGPRTGHGACMARPGVGLLPGAVAWRSGDGAAFPAPAAQPEVRSGLEWAPGPSALRQEMGHHLEVPFLSAKPAVGQNPIAVHVLRQLASAATPSSTPQPEGDRGGAAERWSSKDAWQGVGPAEHRASQDARWGAGPAEQPVLQDAQWAAGPSERPVSQAARRAVGQAERPGYQAARRAVGQAERPGYQAARRAVGQAELPSSQDAQRAVGPVEWPGSQDAQRAAGSGERPVSQDAQRAAGPAERPVSQDARRAAGPAEQPISQDARRAVGSGERPISQDARRAVGPAELPSSQDAQWAAGPAERPSSQDAQRAAGSGERPVSLDAQRAVGPVERPGSQDAHWAAGSGERPNSQDARRAAGPAERSSSRDARRAAGPAERPSSQDAQRAAGSGERPSSRDARRAAGPAERHGSRDAQREAWAVGVVQHMPKETERPSKPQPWRGRAATEPEANPSWSRRGLKEESSIHSVLGQVISERLFSPPASHPPTRGCQSGEGAVSPPEQSAAEKLPAPGSQHPQLLQLAVQLLEEAEESDGTEFEEDPLLEVLRGQREDLRSQLRAVDIAVSRLVSQGLAEPLSRPR; from the exons ATGGAATCCAG CACGGCTCTGTTCTCTGTCCAGGGGAGCCCCTTCGCCATGAAGAGCCCAGCCCGGAGCCACTACCACCCCTCACCTACCCGCCTGCCCGGCCCACAGCACCAGTGCATG ACGCTGAGCCCGGCCCGCCTGCTGACCGGTGTCCCTGCCCTCGCCCCGCACCGACGGTGCCCCCCTGATCCCACAGCCTCCAGCCCCCCAGACCTCAGCTTCCTGCAGGGCCCCAGCTGCCAGGGGACAGCTCTGGACTCGGACTccaccaaccccttccccgaatcGTGGCCCTCGACCGAGCGCAGCTCCCCTAGCACCCCCCAGGAGACGCCAGCCTTGAGGCTagggggcccaggggctgcctcagCCCAGGATGGGGAGTCCATCATTGCCAA GTACATAGAGCGTTTCCGCCATGGGCAGCCGAGAAGCCGCAGCCAGCGCCAGGTGCCCCCCATCTCCACAGCCAGGGAGTTctggtggctggagccagcaccTCCCTCTGACAGCTCCACCCCAAAACGGGGGACAAAGCCAG ACTGTGCCAAGCTGGAAGAGGCCAGGCCAGGATGGGCGCTTGTCAGTCCCCCGCTGCGCCCCATG GGGGCCCCCTCAGACACCTCCCCACTGGAGTCGCCTGACCCCGACAGCCACAGCCTGCAGGAGAGAGCCACTCGGCTGCTGCTGAGAAG TGAGTCCTCCCTGAGCAGCACCATCCCCGTCAGCTCTGAGGGGCTGCGCTCCACACCTCCATCCAGCACCATGGACTCGGACCAGGCGCTTCCCAGCCCCTCTCACCTCTCCCTGCCGGAGCCCTCCCCAG agcccctgccccctgcctgctggCCTCCTGCCCGTATCCCACAATGCTCCTCTTCCACTCGGCCAGAGGACGACATCCTGTTCCAGTGGCGCCTGCGTCGGAAGATGGAGCAGGCAAGCCAGGCTGGCAGGTCGCTGCCCCTGCTGGACTGGAGGACTCAGCTGGCCTGGGGCCCAAGGACG GGCCATGGGGCGTGCATGGCACGTCCTGGCGTTGGGCTGCTGCCAGGTGCAGTGGCATGGAGGAGCGGAGATGGTGCTGCGttcccagcacctgctgcccagCCAGAAGTCAGATCTGGCCTGGAGTGGGCACCAGGACCCTCTGCTCTTCGCCAAGAGATGGGGCACCACCTGGAGGTGCCCTTCCTGAGTGCTAAGCCAGCTGTGGGGCAGAACCCCATAGCTGTCCACGTCCTGAGGCAGCTGGCATCTGCTGCCACCCCCTCCAGCACACCACAGCCTGAGGGAGATAGAGGAGGAGCTGCAGAGAGGTGGAGCTCTAAGGATGCTTGGCAGGGAGTGGGACCAGCGGAACATCGCGCCTCCCAGGATGCTCGGTGGGGAGCGGGACCGGCAGAGCAGCCTGTCTTGCAGGATGCTCAGTGGGCAGCAGGACCATCGGAGCGGCCTGTTTCGCAGGCTGCTCGGCGGGCAGTGGGACAGGCGGAGCGGCCCGGCTACCAGGCAGCTCGGCGGGCAGTGGGACAGGCGGAGCGGCCCGGCTACCAGGCAGCTCGGCGGGCAGTGGGACAGGCGGAGCTGCCCAGCTCCCAGGATGCTCAGCGAGCAGTGGGACCGGTGGAGTGGCCCGGCTCCCAGGATGCTCAGCGAGCAGCGGGATCGGGGGAGCGGCCCGTCTCCCAGGATGCTCAGCGAGCAGCGGGACCGGCGGAGCGGCCCGTCTCCCAGGATGCTCGGCGGGCAGCGGGACCGGCGGAGCAGCCCATCTCCCAGGATGCTCGGCGGGCAGTAGGATCGGGGGAGCGGCCCATCTCCCAGGATGCTCGGCGAGCAGTGGGACCAGCGGAGCTGCCCAGCTCCCAGGATGCTCAATGGGCAGCGGGACCAGCGGAGCGGCCCAGCTCCCAGGATGCTCAGCGAGCAGCGGGATCGGGGGAGCGGCCCGTCTCCCTGGATGCTCAGCGAGCAGTGGGACCAGTGgagcggcctggctcccaggatGCTCACTGGGCAGCGGGATCGGGGGAGCGGCCCAACTCCCAGGATGCTCGGCGAGCAGCAGGACCGGCGGAGCGGTCCAGCTCCCGGGATGCTCGGCGGGCAGCGGGACCGGCGGAGCGGCCCAGCTCCCAGGATGCTCAGCGAGCAGCGGGATCGGGGGAGCGGCCCAGCTCCCGGGATGCTCGGCGGGCAGCAGGACCAGCGGAGCGGCACGGCTCCCGGGATGCTCAGCGGGAAGCCTGGGCAGTGGGTGTGGTACAGCACATGCCTAAAGAGACCGAGCGGCCTTCCAAGCCTCAGCCGTGGCGAGGCAGAGCTGCCACGGAGCCAGAGGCAAACCCCAGCTGGAGCAGAAGAGGCTTGAAGGAGGAATCATCCATCCACAGTGTCCTGGGGCAG gtGATCTCTGAGAGGCTGTTCTCCCCCCCAGCATCCCACCCCCCTACCAGGGGATGCCAGTCAG
- the LIN37 gene encoding protein lin-37 homolog isoform X2, which produces MELCLKFRIQLFPSTALPQGSRPQVTMLPTKVEIEKQDQETTNARSRLDAVLQCLLEKSDVDREQMDEDAGKTSSDPLSKDSSPSAAGKRPSARFSHHRRKKRKETDDGLTESGQQRQNTYIIKLFDRSVDLAQFAESTPLYPICRAWMRNSPAVRERERSPSPPLPTLPEDEEGAEGLNGKSQDVYKLPPPCAGLENAGGESVSARIPSPLPPEDGESPPDTTPDARPSMSSLIYKNMERWKKIRQRWKEASHRNQLRYTESMKILKEMYERQ; this is translated from the exons atggaactGTGCTTGAAGTTCAGAATCCAACTGTTTCCCAGCACGGCCCTGCCCCAG GGTTCCCGGCCCCAGGTCACCATGCTGCCTACAAAGGTGGAAATCGAGAAGCAGG ATCAGGAGACGACCAACGCCCGGAGCCGTCTTGATGCTGTGCTGCAGTGTCTGCTGGAGAAGAGCGATGTGGACCG GGAACAGATGGACGAGGATGCCGGGAAGACCTCCAGCGACCCGCTCAGCAA GGACTCCTCCCCCTCCGCAGCTGGGAAGAG gCCCTCCGCACGGTTCTCCCATCACCGGCGCAAGAAGAGGAAGGAGACAGATGATGGATTGACTGAGAGTGGCCAGCAGAGACAGa ACACCTACATCATCAAGCTGTTTGACCGGAGTGTGGACCTGGCACAGTTTGCGGAGAGCACCCCGCTGTACCCCATCTGCCGGGCCTGGATGAGGAACAGTCCTGCTGTGCGCGAGAGGGAGCGCtcgcccagccccccactgcccaccCTGCCCGAGGATGAGGAG GGGGCTGAGGGGCTGAACGGGAAGAGCCAGGATGTGTACAAGCTGCCCCCGCCGTGTGCTGGCCTGGAGAATGCAGGCGGGGAGTCTGTGAGCGCCAGGATACCCTCCCCACTGCCGCCCGAGGATGGGGAGTCGCCCCCTGACACG ACCCCTGATGCACGGCCCTCGATGTCTTCACTCATCTATAAGAACATGGAGCGCTGGAAGAAGATCCGCCAGCG GTGGAAGGAGGCATCGCACCGGAACCAGCTGCGCTACACTGAGAGCATGAAGATCCTCAAGGAGATGTACGAGCGGCAGTGA
- the LIN37 gene encoding protein lin-37 homolog isoform X3, which yields MLPTKVEIEKQDQETTNARSRLDAVLQCLLEKSDVDREQMDEDAGKTSSDPLSKDSSPSAAGKRPSARFSHHRRKKRKETDDGLTESGQQRQNTYIIKLFDRSVDLAQFAESTPLYPICRAWMRNSPAVRERERSPSPPLPTLPEDEEGAEGLNGKSQDVYKLPPPCAGLENAGGESVSARIPSPLPPEDGESPPDTTPDARPSMSSLIYKNMERWKKIRQRWKEASHRNQLRYTESMKILKEMYERQ from the exons ATGCTGCCTACAAAGGTGGAAATCGAGAAGCAGG ATCAGGAGACGACCAACGCCCGGAGCCGTCTTGATGCTGTGCTGCAGTGTCTGCTGGAGAAGAGCGATGTGGACCG GGAACAGATGGACGAGGATGCCGGGAAGACCTCCAGCGACCCGCTCAGCAA GGACTCCTCCCCCTCCGCAGCTGGGAAGAG gCCCTCCGCACGGTTCTCCCATCACCGGCGCAAGAAGAGGAAGGAGACAGATGATGGATTGACTGAGAGTGGCCAGCAGAGACAGa ACACCTACATCATCAAGCTGTTTGACCGGAGTGTGGACCTGGCACAGTTTGCGGAGAGCACCCCGCTGTACCCCATCTGCCGGGCCTGGATGAGGAACAGTCCTGCTGTGCGCGAGAGGGAGCGCtcgcccagccccccactgcccaccCTGCCCGAGGATGAGGAG GGGGCTGAGGGGCTGAACGGGAAGAGCCAGGATGTGTACAAGCTGCCCCCGCCGTGTGCTGGCCTGGAGAATGCAGGCGGGGAGTCTGTGAGCGCCAGGATACCCTCCCCACTGCCGCCCGAGGATGGGGAGTCGCCCCCTGACACG ACCCCTGATGCACGGCCCTCGATGTCTTCACTCATCTATAAGAACATGGAGCGCTGGAAGAAGATCCGCCAGCG GTGGAAGGAGGCATCGCACCGGAACCAGCTGCGCTACACTGAGAGCATGAAGATCCTCAAGGAGATGTACGAGCGGCAGTGA